One genomic region from uncultured Subdoligranulum sp. encodes:
- a CDS encoding L-ribulose-5-phosphate 4-epimerase — MLEELRKQVYEANMELPRRNLVTYTWGNVSGIDREKGLVVIKPSGVEYDELTPDNLVVLDLDGNRVEGDLNPSSDTKTHLELYKAFPTLGGIVHTHSPYAVAWAQAGQDIPCYGTTHADYFYGPIPCARHLTKEELDEDYEKNTGKIIIETFTQRSIDPVAVPGVICHSHGPFTWGKDAAQAVYHAVVLEEVAKMAILTRQVLPDAAPAPQYLQDKHYMRKHGPNAYYGQKK, encoded by the coding sequence ATGCTGGAAGAACTGCGCAAACAGGTCTATGAGGCCAATATGGAACTGCCCCGCCGCAACCTCGTGACCTATACCTGGGGCAACGTGTCGGGCATCGACCGGGAAAAAGGGCTGGTCGTCATCAAGCCCTCCGGCGTGGAATACGACGAGCTGACGCCGGACAACCTGGTGGTGCTGGACCTGGACGGCAACCGGGTGGAGGGTGACCTGAACCCCTCCAGCGATACCAAGACCCATCTGGAACTGTACAAGGCCTTCCCCACCCTGGGCGGCATCGTGCACACCCACAGCCCCTACGCCGTGGCCTGGGCCCAGGCCGGGCAGGATATCCCCTGCTACGGCACCACCCACGCCGACTACTTCTACGGCCCCATCCCCTGCGCCCGTCACCTGACCAAGGAGGAACTGGACGAGGACTACGAGAAGAACACCGGCAAGATCATCATCGAGACCTTCACCCAGCGCAGCATCGACCCGGTGGCGGTGCCGGGTGTCATCTGCCATAGCCACGGCCCCTTCACCTGGGGCAAGGATGCGGCCCAGGCCGTCTACCACGCCGTGGTGCTGGAAGAGGTGGCCAAGATGGCCATTCTGACCCGCCAGGTGCTCCCCGACGCCGCCCCGGCGCCCCAGTACCTGCAGGACAAGCACTACATGCGCAAGCACGGCCCCAACGCCTACTACGGCCAGAAGAAATAA
- the sfsA gene encoding DNA/RNA nuclease SfsA — translation MQYAHVRPAEFLARPNRFVARVLLDGKEETVHVKNTGRCRELLVPGARVYLAEGDNPARKTRYDLVAVEKGELLVNLDSQAPNKVFAQWAQAGGFRPGLTLLRPETTWGNSRFDFYWEDAAGQRGFVEVKGVTLEEEGHVRFPDAPTLRGVKHLEELVRARAEGYEAAVCFVVQMEGMVDFAPNDATHPAFGAALRRAAASGVTVLAMECAVTPGSLAIRRPIPVRL, via the coding sequence ATGCAGTATGCCCATGTGCGCCCGGCGGAATTTCTGGCCCGGCCCAACCGGTTTGTGGCCCGGGTGCTGCTGGACGGCAAGGAGGAGACCGTCCATGTGAAGAACACCGGCCGCTGCCGGGAACTGCTGGTGCCGGGGGCAAGGGTGTATCTGGCCGAAGGGGACAACCCTGCCCGCAAGACCCGGTACGATCTGGTGGCGGTGGAAAAAGGGGAGCTGCTGGTGAATCTGGATTCCCAGGCGCCCAACAAGGTGTTTGCCCAGTGGGCGCAGGCCGGCGGATTCCGCCCCGGCCTGACGCTGCTGCGCCCCGAGACCACCTGGGGCAATTCCCGGTTTGACTTCTACTGGGAGGATGCCGCCGGGCAGCGGGGCTTCGTGGAGGTCAAGGGTGTGACGCTGGAGGAGGAAGGCCACGTGCGCTTTCCCGACGCGCCCACCCTGCGGGGCGTCAAGCACCTGGAGGAGCTGGTCCGCGCCCGGGCGGAAGGGTACGAGGCGGCGGTCTGCTTTGTGGTGCAGATGGAGGGCATGGTGGATTTCGCCCCCAACGACGCTACCCACCCGGCCTTCGGCGCGGCGCTGCGCCGGGCTGCGGCGTCGGGTGTGACGGTGCTGGCCATGGAGTGCGCGGTCACCCCCGGCAGCCTTGCCATCCGTCGTCCCATCCCGGTGCGGCTGTGA
- a CDS encoding MarR family winged helix-turn-helix transcriptional regulator has translation MEQESHALLDAINRAIVQFRGNYSRWAAVHGISYNELLVLYTLREQGYCTQKQICDRYLLPRQTINHVIGVLHAGGLLTRRPGPGREKAYVLTDAGLDYARPFWDFLEVGEAAALRRLGSDKLRTLAALLQEYDRALQESLEHREGKQP, from the coding sequence ATGGAACAGGAAAGCCACGCTTTGCTGGACGCCATCAACCGGGCCATCGTCCAGTTCCGGGGCAACTATTCCCGGTGGGCGGCGGTCCACGGCATCAGCTACAACGAACTGCTGGTGCTGTACACGCTGCGGGAGCAGGGCTACTGCACCCAGAAGCAGATCTGCGACCGGTATCTGCTGCCGCGCCAGACCATCAACCATGTGATCGGCGTGCTGCATGCCGGCGGCCTGCTGACCCGGCGCCCCGGCCCCGGGCGGGAGAAGGCCTATGTGCTCACCGACGCGGGGCTGGACTACGCCCGGCCCTTCTGGGATTTCCTGGAAGTGGGAGAGGCCGCGGCGCTGCGGCGGCTGGGCAGCGACAAGCTGCGCACGCTGGCCGCCCTGCTGCAGGAATACGACCGCGCTCTGCAGGAAAGTCTGGAACACCGGGAGGGGAAGCAGCCATGA